One window of the Desulfovibrio litoralis DSM 11393 genome contains the following:
- a CDS encoding Fic family protein: MTKQNIYNPPFTITSAILHLIADISEAVGRISVQTNDVLDLRLRRLNRIRTIQGSLAIEGNTLSEEQITAILDGQHVIAPPREIQEARNAILAYDHLEQWNPKQEKDLLQAHNILMAGLLDDHGKHRQGGVGVMSGSKVLHMAPPPARVPFLMGDLFQWLQTTEHHPLISSSVFHYEFEFIHPFADGNGRIGRLWQTLILFHWNPIFLRIPVESLVYAHQQDYYKALQQSTNQGEVTPFLEFMLSMIRDAVLSITPQVNPQVTPQVAQILQILSNAHPKNLSRKELQDIAGLRDRKSFSENWIKPALNAKLIEMTLPDKPNSRLQCYRLTNKGNFFVERIKE; this comes from the coding sequence ATGACCAAACAGAATATATACAATCCTCCATTCACAATCACCTCTGCAATACTACATTTAATTGCAGATATAAGCGAAGCTGTGGGGCGTATTTCAGTACAGACAAATGATGTTTTGGATCTTCGCTTGCGTCGACTAAACCGCATTCGGACAATTCAAGGTTCGCTTGCTATCGAAGGTAATACACTTAGTGAAGAACAAATTACTGCGATTCTTGATGGTCAACATGTTATTGCACCACCTCGTGAAATTCAAGAAGCTCGCAACGCTATTCTGGCATACGACCACCTCGAACAATGGAACCCTAAGCAAGAGAAAGATTTACTACAAGCACACAATATTTTAATGGCTGGACTGCTAGATGATCATGGTAAACACCGTCAAGGCGGTGTTGGTGTAATGAGCGGAAGTAAAGTGTTGCATATGGCACCACCTCCAGCCCGTGTGCCTTTTCTTATGGGAGATTTGTTTCAATGGTTACAAACCACTGAACATCACCCACTGATTTCTAGTTCTGTTTTTCATTATGAATTTGAATTTATCCATCCTTTTGCTGATGGGAATGGACGTATAGGGAGACTCTGGCAAACTTTGATTTTATTTCATTGGAACCCAATTTTTTTACGCATTCCAGTAGAAAGCCTTGTTTATGCACACCAACAAGATTACTACAAGGCTTTACAACAAAGCACTAATCAGGGTGAAGTAACACCATTTCTTGAATTCATGCTTTCCATGATTCGTGATGCTGTTTTGAGCATTACCCCTCAAGTCAACCCCCAAGTCACCCCACAAGTCGCACAGATTTTACAAATTCTCTCTAATGCACACCCCAAAAACTTATCTCGTAAAGAGCTACAAGATATAGCTGGACTGCGTGATCGTAAATCTTTTTCAGAAAATTGGATTAAGCCAGCCCTAAACGCCAAGCTTATTGAAATGACCCTGCCTGATAAACCAAATAGCCGTTTGCAGTGCTATAGGCTAACGAACAAGGGGAATTTTTTTGTAGAACGTATAAAGGAATAA
- a CDS encoding DUF2971 domain-containing protein yields the protein MERELFKLREPLQKLQAHSGEEPEVVYYYCSTSTFINIVKKRELWLTSTVDMNDSLDSQWIKGILEQFHKDFAHSADYQKVSTYFSRYISSECFLCCFSAGRDLLSQWRAYADDGKGFAIGVDTSALKQLGRSRIDCLDEGIIEFAPVVYDQELQKKTIEEIYAKVCDYGKKFGIKNIKGIQDQIALILRYLSIIFKNHAFLEEQEWRLVQREYQDTCYPMAINNYLITERDYRATNNAISPFHKFLFDENFIKEVVIGPKNTSKRYRVEDFLCDNKHSEVFVSQSSASYR from the coding sequence ATGGAACGAGAACTATTCAAACTACGAGAGCCTCTCCAAAAGCTACAAGCACACAGTGGCGAAGAGCCAGAGGTTGTGTATTACTATTGTTCCACATCAACTTTTATTAATATCGTGAAGAAACGCGAATTGTGGTTAACATCCACGGTAGATATGAATGATTCTCTTGATTCTCAGTGGATTAAAGGCATATTAGAACAATTCCATAAGGATTTTGCTCACTCTGCTGATTACCAAAAAGTATCCACATATTTTTCACGCTACATTTCCTCTGAATGTTTTCTTTGTTGCTTTTCTGCGGGACGTGATCTTTTAAGCCAGTGGCGTGCATATGCTGATGATGGAAAAGGTTTTGCGATTGGCGTCGACACCTCTGCTCTTAAGCAGCTCGGACGATCTCGCATTGATTGTTTAGATGAAGGTATTATTGAGTTTGCTCCTGTTGTATATGATCAGGAACTACAAAAGAAGACGATTGAAGAAATTTACGCCAAGGTATGTGATTATGGTAAAAAATTTGGAATAAAAAATATAAAAGGCATTCAAGATCAAATCGCCTTAATTTTAAGATATCTGTCTATTATATTTAAGAATCATGCCTTTTTAGAGGAGCAAGAATGGCGACTCGTGCAACGCGAATACCAAGATACCTGCTATCCCATGGCAATAAACAACTACTTGATTACAGAGCGTGACTACAGAGCAACAAACAACGCCATTTCTCCATTTCATAAATTTTTATTTGATGAGAACTTTATTAAGGAAGTTGTAATTGGACCCAAGAACACTTCAAAAAGGTATCGAGTTGAAGATTTTTTGTGCGACAATAAGCATTCAGAAGTCTTTGTGTCTCAATCTTCTGCGTCTTATAGGTAA
- a CDS encoding ATP-binding protein, whose amino-acid sequence MRKMLDRWLLALDLFFARYGLGIRAKLIFLFVVIKVVPLVLLALVAWSQAWKLGDQLRQSTTELTTKANDALSKTGEVAITDAVKALDNRAREDIERMSTDTAIRVADFLYARDSDILFVATLAPNLNTYQNYINAQKSPVVAQGEWQLSEDQKTWIPFKENVEFLEVNSSIKENSVSFNYRKPETYRYDPKPLYLEMSFVDLKGQEKVKAVSSSQMDGELKDISNRLNTYVRAETYFNDLKKLKPGEIYVSEVIGEYVRSRVIGMYTPDNATKVGESFKPEASAYAGKENPLGKRFKGLIRWATPVVKDDKIIGYVTLALDHDHLMEFTAHLMPTDERYTEISDASGGNYAFIWDYKGRNIVHPRHFSIAGYNAETGDPEIPWLEDKIYDQWKSSGLSYADFIPSVKTFDEQSNNKKPSKELAKEGLVGLDCRYLNFAPQCTGWFDLTQDGGSGSFLILWSGLWKINTAATIPYYTGRYAESKRGFGFVAIGAGVDDFHKPAVKTKAIIDGLIDKSDKELKTIADEAETTIASNLFETASSLSVSTLIMSVLVVLVAIFMASAFTRSITKIIRGVSKFRSGERNFRFNAPVKDELGALADSFDDMADSIVDSERGALIITDIDKLIRYANQESLLIMNATLNEVVGQPYEKFSILPLNSKYCPVSALLNGSDTEMFYHSASGRFYKGVASYLKDKNGKNAGFIISINDITEIALEQKQIEEQRALLDTVFTATPDIIWYQDHQGRYLAVNPRFASLTGKNVAKLIGLKAEDVFPFDLAQSFKENDQLAIKNGNPLYTEEKIEFADGHYETVDTVRTPMFDSTGTLVGLLGVSRDVSKRVHVEHALRDAQLELKDAVLVANKANESKSEFLARMSHEIRTPMNAIIGMTSITKRKLDDPLSNIEAIDSHIAQIEVSSQHLLGLINDILDLSKIEAGKIVLDEDSFDLPKLIEAVADIIRPRCVEKNIDFCIDVATLPCSTYISDSLRLRQVLINLLGNAVKFTDECGKVSFSIKAGEQQDGMAPITFAVSDTGIGIKKENLASLFDPFEQGHGQITRKYGGTGLGLSISKRIVDLLGGQLQVESEEGRGSTFSFTIQLPTAPDELVETTQDLHNEALEGKRILLVDDVDVNRLIVMELLGEAGLVIDEASNGLEAIEAFEASSLGYYDIILMDVQMPEMDGYSAAKMIRKMSRPDAATIPIVALTANAFKEDVETALKSGMNAHLAKPIEYERLIEVLKTLL is encoded by the coding sequence ATGAGAAAAATGTTAGACCGCTGGCTTTTGGCGTTAGATTTGTTTTTTGCTCGCTATGGTCTTGGTATACGTGCAAAGCTTATTTTTCTTTTTGTTGTGATTAAAGTAGTCCCTTTGGTTTTACTTGCTCTTGTGGCGTGGTCTCAGGCTTGGAAACTCGGCGATCAACTAAGACAAAGCACTACGGAATTAACGACCAAAGCCAATGATGCTTTATCAAAAACCGGCGAAGTTGCGATAACTGATGCTGTTAAGGCCTTAGATAACCGGGCAAGAGAAGACATTGAGCGTATGTCAACCGATACCGCCATACGTGTTGCAGATTTTTTATATGCACGAGACAGCGATATTTTATTTGTGGCAACTTTAGCCCCTAATTTAAACACATATCAAAATTATATAAATGCTCAAAAAAGCCCTGTTGTTGCCCAAGGTGAATGGCAACTTTCAGAAGATCAAAAAACTTGGATTCCGTTTAAAGAAAATGTTGAGTTTTTAGAAGTAAATTCATCTATCAAAGAAAATTCCGTTAGTTTTAATTACAGAAAACCCGAAACTTATCGCTATGATCCCAAACCTTTATATCTTGAAATGAGCTTTGTTGACCTTAAGGGACAAGAAAAGGTTAAGGCGGTTAGCTCGTCGCAAATGGACGGTGAATTAAAAGATATTTCCAACCGTTTAAATACTTATGTGCGGGCTGAAACTTATTTTAATGATTTAAAAAAACTTAAGCCGGGTGAAATTTATGTTTCCGAAGTAATCGGAGAATATGTACGTTCTCGTGTTATCGGTATGTATACGCCTGATAATGCCACTAAAGTCGGCGAAAGTTTTAAACCCGAAGCGTCGGCTTATGCGGGAAAAGAAAATCCGCTTGGTAAACGCTTTAAGGGGTTAATTCGTTGGGCAACGCCGGTTGTAAAAGATGATAAAATCATTGGTTACGTTACCTTGGCGTTAGATCATGATCATTTAATGGAATTTACCGCCCATTTAATGCCGACTGATGAGCGTTATACCGAAATATCCGATGCGTCCGGCGGAAACTATGCCTTTATTTGGGATTATAAAGGACGCAATATTGTTCACCCTCGGCATTTTTCCATTGCCGGATATAACGCCGAAACAGGCGACCCCGAAATTCCTTGGCTTGAAGATAAAATATATGATCAATGGAAATCAAGCGGGCTTTCTTATGCCGATTTTATTCCTTCGGTGAAAACTTTTGATGAACAATCTAACAATAAAAAACCCTCAAAAGAATTAGCTAAAGAGGGTTTAGTCGGGCTTGATTGTCGTTATTTGAATTTTGCCCCACAGTGTACGGGGTGGTTTGACTTAACTCAAGACGGCGGTTCCGGATCTTTTCTTATTCTTTGGAGCGGTTTGTGGAAAATCAATACTGCTGCGACTATTCCTTATTATACCGGGCGTTACGCCGAATCTAAAAGAGGCTTTGGTTTTGTTGCTATTGGTGCCGGCGTAGATGATTTTCATAAACCTGCCGTTAAGACAAAAGCCATTATTGACGGGCTTATCGATAAAAGCGATAAGGAACTTAAAACAATCGCAGATGAGGCAGAGACCACAATTGCTTCCAACTTGTTTGAAACAGCAAGCAGTCTGAGCGTATCCACCTTAATTATGTCTGTTTTGGTTGTTTTAGTGGCGATTTTTATGGCATCAGCCTTTACTCGCAGTATCACCAAAATAATCAGAGGGGTTTCAAAATTTCGTTCGGGTGAGCGTAACTTTCGTTTTAACGCACCGGTTAAAGATGAACTTGGTGCTTTGGCAGATTCTTTTGATGATATGGCAGACAGCATTGTTGACAGTGAACGTGGAGCTTTGATTATTACGGATATTGATAAGCTTATTCGCTATGCCAACCAAGAAAGCTTATTAATTATGAATGCCACCTTGAATGAAGTCGTTGGTCAACCTTATGAAAAATTTAGTATTTTACCGTTAAATTCAAAATACTGCCCTGTTTCGGCTCTTTTAAACGGTTCTGATACCGAAATGTTTTATCATAGTGCTTCCGGCAGGTTTTATAAAGGTGTGGCAAGTTATCTTAAAGACAAAAACGGAAAAAATGCGGGATTTATCATTAGTATTAACGATATTACCGAAATAGCCTTGGAACAAAAACAGATTGAAGAACAACGTGCTTTGTTGGATACCGTTTTTACGGCGACCCCTGATATTATTTGGTATCAAGATCATCAAGGGCGTTATTTGGCGGTTAACCCTCGTTTTGCCTCATTAACCGGAAAAAATGTGGCAAAACTTATCGGGCTTAAAGCAGAAGACGTTTTCCCTTTTGATTTGGCTCAAAGTTTTAAAGAAAATGATCAACTGGCGATAAAAAATGGTAACCCCTTATATACAGAAGAAAAAATAGAGTTTGCTGACGGACACTATGAAACCGTCGATACGGTCAGAACGCCGATGTTTGACTCAACGGGAACTTTGGTCGGTCTTCTTGGTGTATCTCGTGATGTTTCCAAGCGTGTTCATGTCGAACATGCCTTGCGAGACGCCCAGCTTGAATTAAAAGATGCCGTGCTTGTTGCCAATAAAGCTAATGAATCCAAGAGTGAATTTTTAGCTCGAATGAGCCACGAGATTCGTACTCCGATGAATGCTATTATTGGAATGACCAGTATCACAAAACGTAAACTTGACGACCCTTTATCAAATATTGAGGCAATCGATAGTCATATCGCACAGATAGAAGTCTCTTCTCAACACCTTTTAGGTTTGATTAATGATATTCTTGACCTTTCCAAGATAGAGGCAGGCAAGATTGTACTTGATGAAGACAGTTTTGACTTGCCAAAGCTTATTGAGGCGGTGGCGGATATTATTCGCCCTCGTTGTGTGGAAAAAAATATTGATTTTTGTATAGACGTTGCCACATTGCCTTGCTCAACTTATATCAGCGATTCATTGCGTCTGCGTCAGGTTTTGATTAATCTGTTGGGTAATGCCGTTAAGTTTACCGATGAATGTGGAAAAGTAAGCTTTTCGATAAAAGCAGGAGAACAACAAGACGGAATGGCGCCTATTACTTTTGCTGTTTCCGATACGGGGATAGGAATTAAGAAAGAAAACTTGGCAAGCTTGTTTGACCCGTTTGAACAAGGGCATGGACAAATTACCAGAAAATATGGCGGAACAGGACTAGGACTTTCTATCAGTAAACGTATCGTCGACTTACTCGGCGGACAACTTCAGGTAGAAAGCGAAGAAGGCAGGGGCAGCACTTTTTCATTTACCATTCAGTTGCCAACTGCCCCAGACGAACTTGTTGAAACAACGCAAGACTTACATAACGAAGCCTTAGAGGGAAAAAGAATTTTATTGGTTGATGATGTTGATGTAAACCGTTTGATTGTTATGGAACTTCTTGGTGAAGCAGGATTGGTGATTGATGAAGCCTCAAACGGGCTAGAAGCGATTGAAGCTTTTGAAGCTTCTTCTCTTGGTTATTATGATATTATTTTGATGGACGTACAAATGCCGGAAATGGACGGTTACAGTGCGGCAAAAATGATTCGTAAGATGTCCAGACCCGATGCCGCCACTATTCCTATAGTCGCACTCACAGCAAATGCATTTAAAGAAGATGTTGAAACCGCCTTAAAAAGCGGTATGAACGCACACCTTGCAAAGCCTATAGAATATGAACGCTTAATTGAAGTTTTGAAAACTTTATTGTAA